The Tepidibacter aestuarii genome contains a region encoding:
- a CDS encoding methyl-accepting chemotaxis protein: MKLGIRNKMILMFTLLISIPLIVLGISTYKRSVSIIDGNLKELASSTMNGIEISIDNYLNGYNENVNMISNNIDVKSIVEHPEYEEFMMHIFKDFIDSHEDSMSIYLGLEDKSMYTYPHAEYEDGFDPKQRPWYKGAVEKNGISWTEPYIDVHSNKLVVTASAPVYDTSNKFIGVIGIDIDLERLSNNINKMTIGNNGYPMLISSNKLMMSHKKPEKIGKGIDSQDIVKALDENKTSVEYEYEENGKKHSKYAHFKTMKSTGWTIIGSIYTDEIYDKANDMIKRSIIIGLIFLLGSIFIAYIFSNYITKQIKQTIEYTKNVGLGDLTVQSKIKTGDEFEELGDMFNGTTNTLRGLVTNINDVTINVRSSAENLASIAEETSATSEQVGSTVQEIASGAMSQAKEAERGYELVDSLASKFDELNQNTNEMFESAENVANSNIVGFEAVEELIQKTNKNSDATLKVEEAIVEFNKKSQDIENILNTITTIADQTNLLALNASIEAARAGEHGKGFAVVADEIRKLAEGSRVATDNIKNIIDNIRKDSDNAVIIMNEVKEVSKEQVDSVNKVNDSFDIISKSVGDITYKITGIRDFIHNINEEKDLIVESIQNIAAVSEESASSSQDVNTSMQQQLLAVEEVAKLADDLNNLAMKLTDEIKVFKI, translated from the coding sequence GTGAAATTGGGAATAAGAAACAAAATGATACTAATGTTTACACTTCTTATAAGCATTCCTTTAATAGTTCTTGGAATAAGTACATATAAAAGAAGTGTAAGTATAATTGATGGGAATTTAAAAGAACTCGCATCTAGTACTATGAATGGAATCGAGATATCTATAGACAACTATTTAAATGGGTATAATGAAAATGTAAATATGATATCAAATAATATAGATGTAAAATCAATAGTAGAACATCCAGAATATGAAGAGTTTATGATGCATATATTTAAAGACTTTATAGATTCTCATGAAGACTCTATGTCTATATACTTGGGACTTGAAGATAAGAGTATGTATACATATCCTCACGCAGAATATGAAGATGGATTTGATCCAAAGCAAAGACCTTGGTATAAAGGTGCAGTTGAAAAAAATGGTATATCATGGACAGAACCATATATAGATGTACATAGTAATAAATTGGTAGTAACTGCATCTGCACCAGTATATGACACTAGCAATAAGTTTATAGGAGTTATAGGTATAGATATAGACCTTGAGAGACTATCAAATAATATAAATAAGATGACTATAGGAAATAACGGATATCCTATGCTTATATCATCTAATAAGCTAATGATGAGTCATAAGAAACCTGAAAAAATAGGGAAGGGAATAGATTCTCAAGATATAGTTAAGGCACTTGATGAGAATAAAACTAGTGTAGAATATGAATATGAAGAAAATGGGAAAAAACATTCTAAGTACGCACATTTTAAGACTATGAAGTCAACTGGATGGACAATAATAGGAAGTATATATACTGATGAAATATATGATAAAGCTAATGATATGATAAAAAGATCTATAATAATTGGACTAATATTTTTACTTGGATCGATATTTATAGCTTATATATTCTCTAACTACATAACTAAACAAATAAAACAAACAATAGAATATACTAAAAATGTAGGATTGGGTGATTTAACAGTACAATCTAAAATTAAGACTGGAGATGAATTTGAAGAACTTGGGGATATGTTCAATGGCACAACAAATACACTTAGAGGCTTGGTAACGAATATAAATGATGTAACTATTAATGTAAGAAGCTCAGCAGAAAACCTAGCTTCAATAGCAGAAGAAACTAGTGCAACATCAGAACAAGTAGGATCTACTGTTCAAGAAATAGCAAGTGGAGCTATGTCTCAAGCCAAGGAGGCTGAAAGAGGATATGAATTAGTAGATAGTCTTGCAAGCAAGTTTGATGAACTAAATCAAAACACTAATGAGATGTTTGAATCAGCTGAAAATGTAGCAAATTCAAATATAGTTGGATTTGAAGCTGTTGAAGAGTTAATTCAAAAGACTAATAAAAACTCAGATGCTACTCTTAAAGTAGAAGAAGCTATAGTAGAGTTTAATAAAAAATCACAAGATATAGAGAATATATTAAATACTATAACAACTATAGCAGATCAGACTAACTTATTAGCGCTTAATGCATCTATAGAAGCGGCAAGGGCTGGAGAACACGGCAAAGGATTTGCAGTTGTAGCAGATGAAATAAGAAAGCTTGCAGAGGGTTCAAGAGTTGCAACAGACAATATAAAGAACATAATAGATAATATAAGAAAAGACAGCGATAATGCTGTAATTATTATGAATGAAGTAAAAGAGGTATCTAAAGAACAAGTGGATTCGGTTAATAAAGTTAATGATTCATTTGATATAATATCAAAATCTGTTGGAGATATAACGTATAAGATAACTGGTATAAGAGATTTCATACATAATATTAATGAAGAAAAAGATCTGATAGTAGAGTCAATACAGAATATAGCAGCAGTATCAGAAGAGAGTGCATCATCATCTCAAGATGTTAATACTTCTATGCAGCAGCAATTATTAGCGGTTGAAGAAGTAGCAAAGCTTGCAGATGATCTTAATAATCTTGCTATGAAGCTTACAGATGAAATAAAGGTATTTAAGATATAA
- a CDS encoding ribose-phosphate diphosphokinase, with amino-acid sequence MNTSGSEIKIITGNSNPELAKKIAEHLNVDLAKTDVSTFSDGEISVNIQETVRGTDVFVIQSTNSPVNNNLMELLITIDGLKRASAGRITAVIPYYGYARQDRKAKARDPITAKLVANLITAAGADRVLTMDLHAAQIQGYFDIPVDHLLGVPILAKYFKEKQLEDLVIVSPDLGSVTRARNFANQLNAPIAIIDKRRPKANVSEVMNIIGDIKDKNVILVDDMIDTAGTITNGANALKEFGAKEVYACCTHPVLSGPALERIQDSVIKELIVLDTIHLPEDKITDKIKVQSVAPIFASAINKIFSNESVSCLFD; translated from the coding sequence ATGAATACTAGTGGTAGTGAAATTAAAATTATTACAGGAAACTCTAACCCTGAACTTGCAAAAAAAATAGCTGAGCACTTAAATGTAGACTTAGCAAAAACTGATGTATCTACATTTAGTGATGGAGAAATATCTGTAAACATTCAAGAAACAGTAAGAGGAACAGATGTATTCGTTATTCAATCAACTAATAGTCCAGTAAACAATAACTTAATGGAATTATTAATTACTATCGATGGATTAAAAAGAGCATCAGCAGGTAGAATTACAGCTGTAATACCTTATTATGGATATGCTAGACAAGATAGAAAAGCGAAGGCTAGAGATCCAATCACAGCTAAATTAGTTGCAAACTTAATAACAGCTGCAGGAGCAGACAGAGTACTTACTATGGACTTACATGCTGCTCAAATACAAGGATATTTCGATATACCAGTAGATCATTTACTTGGAGTACCAATACTTGCTAAATATTTCAAAGAAAAGCAGTTAGAAGATTTAGTAATTGTATCACCAGACCTTGGAAGTGTTACAAGAGCTAGAAACTTCGCTAATCAATTAAATGCACCAATAGCTATAATAGATAAGAGAAGACCAAAGGCAAATGTATCTGAAGTTATGAATATAATTGGAGATATAAAAGACAAGAATGTTATATTAGTAGACGACATGATAGATACAGCAGGTACAATAACTAATGGAGCTAATGCTTTAAAAGAGTTTGGAGCAAAAGAAGTATACGCTTGTTGTACACACCCTGTTTTATCAGGACCTGCACTTGAGAGAATACAAGACTCAGTTATAAAAGAACTTATAGTTCTTGATACTATACACTTGCCAGAAGACAAAATAACAGACAAAATAAAGGTACAATCTGTTGCACCTATATTTGCAAGCGCTATAAATAAAATATTCTCAAATGAATCTGTAAGTTGTTTATTTGATTAA
- the glmU gene encoding bifunctional UDP-N-acetylglucosamine diphosphorylase/glucosamine-1-phosphate N-acetyltransferase GlmU, whose product MNLKSIILAAGKGTRMKSKIPKVLHKVCGTEMVNHVINIAVKAGCTENVVILGHEAEMVKDNLKNNVETAIQEQQLGTGHAVMMAKDHIKEDDKIVVLCGDTPLIKESTLQRLFDYHKENKCVATVLTTKVDNPTGYGRLIRDDNKDVLKIVEQKDATEEEAKVNEINSGIYCFNGKELKMSLSKISNNNNQGEYYLTDVIEILKNEGHKVGAYEGSTIEELMGVNSRVHLQRAENILKNRINEYHMENGVTIIDTNNTYIECDVKIGMDTIIYPGTIIKGNTTIGEDCTIGTNCRIENSSINNNVEIQSSTIIDSTVGNNTTVGPYAYLRPKSSIGENVKIGDFVEVKNSTIGDNSKASHLSYIGDASVGKNVNIGCGVVFVNYDGKNKFKSVVEDNAFIGSNSNLVAPVTVKEKGYVATGSTITDDVPSGSLSIARARQVNKEGWVDKKGILKK is encoded by the coding sequence ATGAATTTGAAATCTATAATACTTGCTGCTGGTAAGGGGACTAGAATGAAATCTAAGATTCCTAAAGTACTGCATAAAGTATGTGGAACTGAAATGGTAAATCATGTTATAAATATAGCTGTGAAGGCTGGATGCACTGAGAATGTAGTAATTCTGGGACATGAAGCTGAAATGGTTAAAGACAACTTGAAAAATAACGTAGAAACTGCTATACAAGAGCAGCAGCTAGGAACAGGACATGCTGTTATGATGGCTAAAGATCATATAAAAGAAGATGACAAAATAGTAGTTTTATGTGGAGACACACCTCTTATAAAAGAGTCTACTCTACAAAGACTATTTGATTATCACAAAGAAAATAAATGCGTTGCAACTGTTTTAACTACAAAAGTAGACAATCCTACAGGATATGGAAGACTAATAAGAGATGATAATAAAGATGTATTAAAGATAGTTGAGCAAAAGGACGCGACAGAAGAAGAAGCAAAGGTTAATGAAATAAACTCTGGCATATACTGCTTCAATGGAAAAGAGCTTAAAATGAGCTTATCTAAGATATCTAACAATAACAATCAGGGTGAATACTATCTTACGGATGTGATAGAAATCTTAAAGAATGAAGGTCATAAAGTAGGAGCTTATGAAGGATCTACTATAGAAGAACTAATGGGTGTAAACTCAAGAGTACACCTTCAAAGAGCAGAAAATATACTAAAAAATAGAATTAATGAGTACCATATGGAAAATGGAGTTACGATAATAGATACTAATAATACATATATAGAATGCGATGTTAAAATAGGAATGGATACTATAATATATCCGGGGACTATAATAAAGGGAAATACGACAATAGGAGAAGATTGTACAATAGGAACTAACTGTAGAATCGAGAATTCTTCAATAAATAACAATGTAGAAATTCAATCATCTACTATAATTGACAGCACTGTTGGAAATAATACAACAGTTGGACCATATGCATACTTAAGACCTAAGAGCTCAATAGGTGAGAATGTAAAGATAGGAGATTTTGTAGAAGTTAAAAATTCTACAATAGGAGATAATTCAAAAGCATCTCACTTATCTTACATAGGAGATGCAAGTGTTGGTAAAAATGTCAACATAGGATGTGGAGTAGTTTTTGTGAATTATGATGGCAAAAATAAGTTTAAGTCCGTTGTTGAAGATAACGCATTCATAGGATCTAACTCTAACTTAGTAGCACCTGTTACAGTTAAAGAAAAAGGTTATGTAGCGACAGGATCTACTATAACAGATGATGTTCCAAGTGGATCTTTATCAATCGCAAGAGCAAGACAAGTGAACAAAGAAGGTTGGGTAGATAAAAAAGGCATATTAAAAAAATAA
- the spoVG gene encoding septation regulator SpoVG, which produces MEITDVRVRKITDDGKMKGIVSVTFNNLFVVHDIKIIEGQNGLFIAMPSRKITEGEFRDIAHPINSHMRQVLQDNILNAYEEALAKMEVAME; this is translated from the coding sequence TTGGAAATAACAGACGTTAGGGTAAGAAAGATAACAGATGATGGAAAAATGAAGGGGATTGTATCTGTAACTTTCAATAATTTATTCGTTGTACACGATATAAAAATTATAGAAGGTCAAAATGGTCTTTTTATAGCTATGCCAAGTAGAAAGATAACAGAAGGAGAGTTTAGAGATATAGCTCATCCTATTAATTCTCATATGAGACAAGTACTTCAAGACAACATACTAAATGCTTACGAAGAAGCTTTAGCTAAAATGGAAGTTGCGATGGAATAA
- the purR gene encoding pur operon repressor, giving the protein MKFKRTERIGAIVKILSDNPNKVFTLSYFTEKFNAAKSTVSEDILVVKNVFEKLDLGKVITIAGAAGGVKYIPKISAKDNEVFLNELCKQIDDPSRILSGGFLYLIDLIYSPEISSKIGKIFASYIDYSEADYVVTIETKGIPMALMTAKAMNLPLLIIRKDTKASEGSSLNITYVSGSKNIVQTMTLPRKALKEGSKVILIDDFMRGGGTLKGMQDLMNEFNAQVIGKGVLISTTSPNEKLVKDYVSLIDLNEIDELNGVINVEPNKNFIMD; this is encoded by the coding sequence ATGAAATTTAAAAGAACTGAAAGAATAGGAGCCATAGTTAAAATACTTTCAGACAATCCAAATAAAGTATTCACGCTAAGCTATTTTACTGAAAAGTTTAATGCAGCAAAATCAACTGTAAGTGAAGATATATTGGTCGTAAAAAATGTATTTGAAAAACTAGATTTAGGTAAAGTTATAACAATAGCAGGAGCTGCAGGTGGAGTTAAATATATTCCAAAAATATCAGCTAAAGATAATGAAGTATTTTTAAATGAACTGTGTAAACAAATAGATGATCCATCTAGAATACTATCAGGAGGATTCTTATACCTAATAGATCTTATATACAGCCCGGAGATATCATCTAAAATAGGAAAGATATTTGCGTCATATATAGATTATAGCGAAGCTGATTATGTAGTTACAATAGAGACAAAAGGTATACCTATGGCACTTATGACAGCAAAAGCTATGAATCTACCTCTTCTTATAATAAGAAAGGATACAAAGGCCTCAGAAGGTTCATCTCTTAACATAACATATGTATCAGGAAGCAAGAATATAGTACAAACTATGACACTTCCTAGAAAGGCCTTAAAAGAAGGATCTAAAGTAATACTAATAGATGACTTTATGAGAGGTGGAGGAACATTAAAAGGTATGCAAGACCTTATGAACGAATTTAATGCACAAGTTATAGGAAAAGGAGTTTTAATATCTACAACTAGTCCTAATGAAAAACTTGTAAAAGATTACGTATCTTTAATAGATTTAAATGAAATAGACGAATTAAACGGAGTTATAAACGTTGAACCTAATAAAAACTTTATAATGGATTAA
- the murC gene encoding UDP-N-acetylmuramate--L-alanine ligase: MHVHFIGIGGISMSALAKICLNKGYVVSGSDFKDSDTVNNLREQGMSVFVGHKKENITDDINLVVYTAAISDDNEELNQARSKSIKTLSRAEFLGQIMKDYKNPIAVSGTHGKTSTTSMLSVIFEYSNLDPTILVGGNLKDIGGNVKIGNSENFITEACEYVDSFLNFNPKVSIVLNIEADHLDYFDGLDDVKDSFNKFGKLLPDDGYFVVNGDDINCIDVLDGLNSNIIRYGKSSDNNMIIDNVSFNKFGHGSFSLSLDGKDLGKFNLCVPGLHNIYNATAAICASLVSGIDVDTIRDNICKYKGVGRRFEYKGTYNEATIIDDYAHHPTEVKATLAAAKNMCEGNLWCIFQPHTYTRTSSLLDEFATSFNDASFVIITDIYAAREKNDGSIHSKDLVEKIKEHNENVIYIKDFNDIADYIRDNVKKDDVVITTGAGSIYEVADKLI, encoded by the coding sequence ATGCATGTACACTTTATAGGAATAGGCGGAATAAGCATGAGCGCACTAGCTAAGATATGCTTAAATAAAGGATATGTAGTTTCTGGTTCTGATTTTAAAGATTCAGATACTGTGAACAATTTAAGAGAGCAAGGCATGAGTGTATTCGTTGGCCATAAAAAAGAAAACATAACTGATGATATAAATTTAGTAGTTTATACAGCTGCTATAAGTGATGATAACGAGGAACTTAATCAAGCTCGTTCTAAAAGCATAAAAACTTTATCTAGAGCTGAGTTTTTGGGTCAAATAATGAAAGATTACAAAAATCCTATAGCGGTATCGGGAACTCACGGAAAAACTAGTACTACTTCTATGCTGTCTGTGATTTTTGAGTATTCTAATCTGGATCCTACAATACTTGTAGGTGGTAATTTAAAGGATATAGGAGGCAATGTCAAAATAGGCAATTCAGAAAACTTCATTACTGAGGCTTGTGAATATGTTGATAGCTTCTTAAATTTCAATCCTAAGGTGTCTATTGTTCTAAATATAGAGGCAGATCACCTGGATTATTTTGATGGTCTTGATGATGTTAAAGATTCTTTTAATAAGTTCGGAAAGCTTCTTCCTGATGATGGTTACTTTGTAGTAAATGGTGATGATATAAACTGTATAGATGTTCTAGACGGCTTAAATTCTAATATTATAAGATACGGAAAATCAAGTGATAATAATATGATTATTGATAATGTTTCATTTAATAAGTTTGGCCATGGCTCATTCTCTCTTTCACTTGATGGTAAAGATCTTGGAAAATTCAATCTTTGTGTCCCAGGACTTCACAATATATACAATGCAACAGCTGCTATATGTGCATCTTTAGTTTCTGGCATTGATGTAGATACTATAAGAGATAACATATGCAAATACAAGGGTGTTGGAAGAAGATTTGAATACAAAGGCACTTATAATGAAGCTACTATAATAGATGATTATGCTCATCATCCAACAGAGGTTAAGGCTACTTTAGCAGCAGCTAAAAATATGTGCGAAGGAAATCTATGGTGCATATTCCAACCACATACTTATACTAGAACTTCTTCTCTTTTAGATGAGTTCGCAACTTCTTTTAATGATGCTTCTTTCGTTATAATAACTGATATATATGCAGCAAGAGAAAAAAACGATGGGTCTATTCATTCTAAGGATTTAGTTGAGAAGATCAAGGAGCATAATGAGAACGTTATTTATATAAAAGATTTTAATGATATTGCTGATTATATAAGAGATAATGTTAAGAAGGACGATGTGGTTATAACTACTGGAGCTGGAAGTATATATGAGGTTGCAGATAAATTAATATAA
- a CDS encoding cation diffusion facilitator family transporter, whose protein sequence is METRYEESTSVTIKSIIINIILTVIKLLAGFFGNSNAMLADGMHSASDIATSVGVLIGNKISKKPDDSEHNYGHEKAETLVAFVLSLILLFVGAEIGINSFKLLFNLDQVKVPNMLPLIVGIISIFFKEYQYHITIKVANKINSPSLKADAWHHRSDSLSTIGALIGIIGSMLGFKVLDPLAGVLVSLFVIKVGIEILMSSSNELMDYSIEKEEKDKLNKIAMDTEGVCNVKSFKSRRHGAMAYIDLTICVDGKITVFDGHEIAHNVEENIINSSDNIKAVIVHVEPKMDGCKKCNHKTIM, encoded by the coding sequence ATGGAAACAAGATACGAAGAATCAACAAGCGTCACCATAAAATCTATAATAATAAATATAATATTAACAGTTATAAAGCTACTGGCAGGTTTTTTTGGAAACTCCAATGCAATGCTTGCAGATGGAATGCATTCAGCTTCTGATATAGCTACATCTGTAGGAGTTTTGATTGGAAATAAAATATCCAAAAAACCAGATGACAGTGAGCACAATTACGGTCATGAGAAGGCTGAAACCCTAGTTGCATTCGTTCTATCATTAATTCTATTATTTGTTGGAGCTGAGATAGGGATTAATTCGTTTAAGCTTTTATTCAATTTAGATCAGGTCAAAGTACCGAATATGCTTCCATTAATAGTAGGAATTATATCTATCTTTTTTAAAGAGTACCAGTATCATATAACGATAAAGGTAGCAAATAAGATTAACTCACCATCTCTTAAGGCCGACGCATGGCATCATAGATCAGATTCTTTATCAACTATAGGAGCTTTGATAGGAATAATAGGGTCTATGCTTGGATTTAAGGTTTTAGATCCACTTGCAGGGGTTTTAGTATCGTTATTTGTAATAAAAGTTGGTATAGAAATATTAATGTCATCATCTAATGAACTTATGGACTACTCTATAGAAAAGGAAGAAAAAGATAAGCTTAACAAAATAGCTATGGATACTGAAGGAGTTTGCAATGTTAAAAGTTTCAAAAGTAGGCGCCATGGCGCCATGGCATATATAGACCTAACAATATGCGTAGATGGAAAAATCACTGTATTTGATGGTCATGAAATAGCACATAACGTGGAAGAAAATATAATAAATAGCTCAGATAACATAAAAGCTGTTATAGTCCACGTTGAACCAAAGATGGATGGATGTAAAAAATGCAATCATAAGACTATAATGTAA
- a CDS encoding PAS domain-containing sensor histidine kinase — MKCFFNNKKKYFLIILGILFSVICYYMLFQAITYNKNVMIKLNNEKLHSIVSQINLYLQEKEKYLKVLKENYNPMKSENYKSNIKEIILDIIKQEENIEGIGIINNKGIVTSYIGRSRLLQKSQRNKPVIDQEYVSDITSREITLDYIESIETYKKCITILSPYKHEDNEIIFFINISSQKIFSILDSYPMDNNEYLFVIDDDNNVLDRFRMNKEIIVYENNKIKKDIEEELKHNKNGYIKDIISINGEKNIISYKKINNSPWTVLYVKNTPKAYIPLIKKFTINLTILIFIGMIIYLIVKMYFLQMKREQDFWVYKMERMEMLIQISTGIAHEIRNPLSTIKGYIQINHAKNPDDLSYAAINDLQKIENTLNKSLNLSRLLNENKNSYHPHEIIEEIHYLIEAVALLRDVDIEYNIDESLPKIGFPKDYLRFIILDIVQHVIKAQGKNGIVEISIQKINKKHIQFSINSNKYKRARDKGMNKNFINMVRKMIELHKGNTDNITDEDGKNKIYINIPFDSNQ; from the coding sequence ATGAAATGTTTTTTCAATAATAAAAAAAAATATTTTTTAATTATTTTAGGCATTTTATTTAGTGTTATATGCTATTATATGTTATTTCAAGCTATAACATATAATAAAAATGTTATGATAAAGCTAAATAATGAGAAACTACACTCTATAGTCAGCCAAATAAATCTTTATTTACAAGAGAAAGAAAAATATTTAAAGGTTCTAAAAGAAAATTATAATCCTATGAAATCTGAAAATTACAAATCTAATATAAAAGAAATAATATTGGATATAATAAAACAAGAAGAAAATATAGAAGGAATAGGAATAATAAATAATAAAGGAATAGTTACAAGTTATATAGGAAGAAGTAGACTACTACAAAAATCTCAACGTAATAAGCCGGTAATAGATCAAGAATATGTAAGTGATATTACATCAAGAGAAATTACCTTAGATTATATAGAAAGTATTGAAACATATAAAAAATGTATAACAATATTAAGTCCTTACAAACATGAAGATAATGAGATTATATTTTTTATAAATATAAGCTCTCAGAAAATATTTTCAATTTTAGATAGTTATCCTATGGATAATAATGAATATTTATTTGTTATAGATGATGACAACAATGTACTAGATAGGTTTAGAATGAATAAAGAAATAATAGTTTATGAAAATAATAAGATAAAAAAAGATATTGAAGAAGAGTTAAAACATAATAAAAATGGATATATAAAAGATATAATAAGTATTAATGGAGAAAAAAATATAATTTCATATAAAAAAATAAACAATTCTCCTTGGACTGTGTTATATGTTAAAAATACACCTAAAGCATACATACCTTTGATTAAAAAGTTTACAATAAACTTAACTATATTGATATTTATTGGGATGATAATATATCTAATCGTGAAGATGTATTTCCTTCAAATGAAAAGAGAGCAGGACTTTTGGGTATATAAGATGGAAAGAATGGAGATGTTAATTCAAATATCTACGGGAATTGCTCATGAAATAAGAAATCCGTTATCTACGATTAAAGGATATATTCAAATTAATCACGCTAAAAACCCAGATGATTTATCATATGCTGCAATAAATGACTTACAAAAGATAGAGAATACATTAAACAAATCTTTAAATCTATCAAGACTTTTAAACGAAAATAAAAACTCTTATCACCCTCATGAGATAATAGAAGAAATACATTATTTAATAGAGGCGGTGGCACTTTTAAGGGATGTTGATATAGAATATAATATAGATGAATCTCTGCCTAAAATTGGTTTTCCAAAGGATTATCTTAGATTTATTATATTAGATATAGTTCAACATGTAATAAAAGCTCAGGGTAAGAATGGAATAGTTGAAATTAGCATTCAAAAAATTAACAAAAAACATATACAATTTAGTATAAATAGCAACAAGTACAAAAGAGCTAGAGATAAAGGAATGAATAAAAACTTTATTAATATGGTTAGAAAAATGATTGAATTGCACAAAGGAAATACGGATAATATTACAGATGAAGATGGTAAAAACAAAATATATATAAATATACCATTTGACTCAAATCAATAA
- the rsmA gene encoding 16S rRNA (adenine(1518)-N(6)/adenine(1519)-N(6))-dimethyltransferase RsmA, protein MERLSTYRNTKDVVEKYGFKFSKSLGQNFLIDSNIIDKIINGARITEDDYVVEIGPGIGTLTREISKIAKKVVAVEIDKKLIPILKDTLSDCDNVEVVNQDVLKVDIKELVEEKLDGKPIKLVANLPYYITTPIVMKFLEEDIVVSDIVVMVQKEVADRMSAVPSTKDYGSLSVAVQYYSEPHIVAKVPRSMFIPQPNVDSTVIALRSHEEIKHDLKDKDLFFKVVKAAFSKRRKTILNAISSYDIDLSKEEVNQVLEEASIDAKRRGETLSIDEFANLANKVYDKLNDK, encoded by the coding sequence ATGGAAAGACTTTCAACATACAGAAATACTAAAGATGTAGTAGAAAAATACGGATTTAAGTTTTCAAAGTCCCTTGGACAAAACTTCTTAATAGATTCTAATATAATAGATAAAATAATAAATGGAGCAAGAATAACTGAAGATGATTACGTAGTTGAAATAGGACCTGGAATAGGTACACTAACTAGAGAAATATCAAAGATTGCTAAAAAAGTAGTAGCAGTAGAGATAGACAAAAAACTTATACCTATACTTAAGGATACATTATCTGATTGTGATAACGTAGAAGTTGTAAACCAAGATGTACTAAAGGTTGATATAAAGGAACTTGTAGAGGAGAAGCTTGATGGAAAACCTATAAAGCTTGTTGCTAATCTTCCTTACTATATAACAACACCTATTGTAATGAAGTTTTTGGAAGAAGATATAGTTGTAAGTGATATAGTAGTTATGGTTCAAAAGGAAGTAGCGGACAGAATGAGTGCAGTTCCATCTACTAAAGATTATGGATCATTATCAGTGGCAGTACAATACTACTCTGAACCTCATATAGTTGCAAAAGTTCCAAGAAGTATGTTTATACCTCAACCTAATGTAGACTCTACAGTAATAGCTTTAAGATCTCACGAGGAGATAAAGCACGATTTAAAGGATAAAGATCTATTCTTTAAAGTAGTAAAGGCGGCCTTCTCAAAGAGAAGAAAGACTATATTAAACGCAATAAGCTCATACGATATAGATCTTTCTAAAGAAGAAGTAAATCAAGTGCTAGAAGAAGCATCAATAGATGCTAAAAGAAGAGGAGAAACTCTATCTATAGATGAGTTTGCTAATCTAGCTAATAAAGTATATGATAAATTAAATGATAAATAA
- the rnmV gene encoding ribonuclease M5: MIKEIIVVEGRDDVTAVKKAVDAELITTGGFGFPKGVMSRIKQAQKRRGVIIFTDPDFAGEKIRKKIAAEIPGCKHAFLPREEAIKDGDIGIENASAKSIIAALNKVRTENVQKREEFTQRDLVRNGLIGFEDASRKRDELGKILGIGYGNAKQFLSRLNNYGVTREEFEESLKNINK; encoded by the coding sequence CTGATAAAAGAAATAATAGTAGTTGAAGGAAGAGATGATGTAACTGCTGTTAAAAAAGCAGTAGATGCTGAACTTATAACAACAGGTGGATTTGGATTTCCAAAAGGAGTCATGAGCAGAATTAAGCAAGCTCAAAAACGAAGAGGGGTTATAATATTTACGGACCCTGATTTTGCAGGTGAAAAAATAAGAAAGAAAATAGCAGCTGAAATACCGGGGTGCAAGCATGCATTCTTGCCAAGAGAAGAAGCTATAAAAGATGGAGATATAGGAATTGAGAATGCATCTGCTAAAAGTATAATAGCAGCTTTAAATAAAGTTAGAACAGAAAACGTACAAAAAAGAGAAGAATTTACTCAAAGAGACTTAGTTAGAAATGGACTTATAGGATTTGAGGATGCATCAAGAAAAAGAGACGAACTTGGAAAAATCTTAGGAATAGGATATGGAAATGCAAAGCAGTTTTTAAGTAGACTAAATAATTATGGAGTAACAAGAGAAGAATTTGAAGAATCACTTAAAAATATAAATAAATAG